atttttttaatttaatatataagtaaatatatatttttagtttacaaattatatatattacaatttgttaaacttattCACAAGAATGTTAGACTTGTGAGGAAGAGTGTGCAAAATTGGCATAGGAGGCCAACCATATATAAGACTCCAAGGCCATATAAGAGTCTTGCTTGAGCAATGTGGGATTCAATTTGCTCAAGTATGACTCTTGTATGGCATTGGAGTCCTATATATGGTTGGCCTCCTATGTCAATTCATTGCACACTCTTGCTCATAAGTTTAACACTCTTGTGAATAAGTTTAACAAACTATGTTATcagatttttaaattattgttatatataaaaattttaattgataattttaattatataataatttggttctaaaaaatatttttgagttctaaaaaaatatttttgaaccaaaaaatattttttagacccAATAGGGTATTGAAATCCTAGAGGTGTGTGAGGGGCGGGGCGGATGAAATGTCCACCCCCTCTCCCCGCCTCCTGTGGCGGGGTGTGgaggtgggggtgggggtggaaAACCCAAcccccgcatatgcgggggcggggtgcaGAGAAGGGGTGACCTTGCCCCCTTATATGCAGGTATCACCCCTATCATTTAGTGTATTGATCCTTATGACTTTTGTGTAGACTTGCTTACATGGAAGACTTCTATTGGATGTTGTTGATGGCTTAAAAACAGGCAGACTGTTGCAAAGCGGACCTCTTTGACTTATTTCCTACTTTAGATTCCCTCCTAACTTGGAATTTCTGAATTGtcaaattttgagatttttatgaTTCTAATCATCCTTTTAAAGTTTCTTATTTAAGAGTTTGATGGTTGTAATCGGTATGAAAGTTAAAGTAAGACATTCTTTGACTATTTTCTTATGACCTCTctctctaataaaaaaaaatagcattgaGTATTAATGCAcaataattgtataaacattttgTGAAAAAATGGATCTTACCgagaaaaagtgagttttcacactatttcatgATAGAGTCAACTATTTTATAAAAGGTTTGTACCGAGGCCTATTTATTTAgaacttgtatatatcattatcgTTTAAGCATTAGGCTTTTATTCAGCGGTcccaaaactctctctcttataACCGGAGTTAGCTGGGAGACATGTAGAGATGATTTGGCTTTGTCGTTTAAAAATAGTGAGATCACTAATTATAAGCTTGGATAACATTTACAcaattaagatgaaatgaagATGGAGAGTCGACGATGTCTACCAAAACCCTGATCAAGTCgtgatggttggatattatagaaaaataaataaaatatatttacaagtcCGGTTATTGATCGTATAACAAAGTACATGCACTCCACCAAATGTGGGAACTACATCGATCGAATTATGATGGCATAAAAAATGTTCGTAGGCATTGATGTATCGGCTAGCATTAGCTATGGCGCCCCACGGCcccaagagggaaaaaaaatcccTTGCATTTCATGGTGGCTGGAAGGAAGGCCCACTTTTAATAGCTAGCCATAAGACATCCGTTTTCTTCATGACTCTCATAGATTTTATCAGTTTgaatcatcatatatatatggatgaaTCATTCTATCCCAAAAATCTGTGGAAGGTGAAATCAATCTCTCAAGAACCACTTTCAACATGCCATCAATGATTTTGGAGATAAGCTTATAATTCCCATAGCTTTTCCTCATCTGTAGCGCTGCACAACCCTTAATTCGATCTCCTCTGCATTCAGGAGCAATGTCACAGCTAAGCCAAGCTAGCTAAGCAGTTTGGTAGAGATTTCATTTGGTACGTACGGGTCCCAGGACAACTGTAATCGACAATACCAACTCCTAGATATCATTTATTTGGTAGTTTAAAAGTACGAAAAATTCGAAGAGATCTGCCCATTTAATGTGATATTTGGTGGTGGCTGACTAGTACTTGTACTAgcaataaatatagaaaaaagaaaataagagaagaagaTATTTTGAGCAACCGTCCGTCCgtcaaatttcataaactctTTGCGAAAGAGAATATCAACGTCTTTGGCTTTGTACGCACCAAAACCCACAGCATCTTGCGAGGTCCTACAAAGATTTTCTCCCTCCAGCTTTCTCCTGTTACAAGTTTTTGAGTGACTCCATTGATAGGCCACATTTACCTTTCACTTTCGTAACGAACAAATAGTGGATGCTTATTCTTCGAAAATGAGTCGAATATATGTTGCATCAGCAATATTGAGTGTCGGAGGTTGGGTCCCATTGATACATCTATATTCAGCTGCTCAAGAGGATAACCTTATGTTTTCATTATAGTTGAGATGTACAATAAGAGtgtagtaataatatataaaggCAATATCccgaatttttaatttttgcgaAGAGATATGCTTAAGCCAAACAtgaatttcacaaaaataaatttataaattaatgtgatttgatgtggtacgtttgattataaaattatttttattgtaatgtagatatattaatttatcaccTAAAGTTAAgccagtttataaatttacttttgtaaaatatttatgattgtAACATTTCTCTTTTGCCAATGATATTTTagactttaaaaaaagtattgaaaTAGTTTGAGGTTTTGCAcgattttctttttgcttcttaggttttcaattttattgttttaatccttaagtttataaaaaaaatctcaattaaaACCTTCTATCCATATTCCATTACTCTATTGACCGCAAGCTTGGCATGAACAAAATACATAATGTTTTTATACTAAATGATCTTCTTCAATATTTCACTTgaaataaaactatatattttgCATAAAACCATAGGATCGatatttagttattatatttctaTAAATGATCAGATGGATTGGTGAAATGAACAAAACACATGATCTTGTTTGGTAcgtattaaataaatattatctattttaagtgaaattaaaataataatcctCTTCCAGTAGTAAATTTGTATATGGGCTTTGCTAGACGTAGTCGGTAAATGCAGTCggcatgcagtcggctgtacagaataaataaaaaaaaaatataaaaatattttttttttcatggctgtacagaatgaataaaaaaaagttataaaaataattttttttttttttcatataggtctcatattaattcatttttttcaaagcgactgtacgccgactgcatttgccgactgcacaaatcatttgtCATTTGTATATATTTAGTTTCCTTAAGCCAAGCCGCTTTTCAAGGGTGGAGAGCTAGGGTTTGTGAATATGTAATGTCTCCCtcctcttccttttcttctccttctcctctccACAACTCTAAACCtacttcttctctctttttatatttttctttcgtTTGGTTCTCTTTTGTTAATCGATTCTAAGACTGAAGAAGGCTAATTTTTGTCTTTGGAATATCTCACGACAAGaaaaatgaacattaatgaCGAGTTAAATGACAATTTATAAtgaaaatagatttattttaacaataatGAAAGCTAACAAACAATTTTCTTAGAAATAATCTCGTGTGCCTCAATACAATGATTCTTAGCTGCCGATTTACATGACTTTGCGAGTGTTAAATTTTAGATGCATGTGCGTGAGTGTACCCCGAGCGTCATCTAGGCCGCGCATGAGGCTCAATTGCCTCCACGGATCCAACACGTCTCCTACTGCATGCACCTGCTGCAGTACAAACACCTTTTTCCTAGCCTTGGATCTTCAAGATCTGATGTCTGCACTTCATTATCACTGTGCGTAGGTCCCAGAAGTGGATCTAATTGGATGCCACCAAACTTTGGATCTAATTGGATGTCAATCTACTCCACTTCCATAAGGAGTTGGAGAATCACAACGATCCATTTTAACCTAATAAATTACTTCACCGCTGCGCTGCAGCAAAAGTTGCAACACAATACTACGTACGTACACTAAAATATACGTTGCCACTACTGATCCAACAGTGCAACGCCCAAAAGTCTTTTACCACTCGGCCATCATAAGAAGTATTATATATCATGTTCTTGGTTTTTAGGTTTGAATATTGAAACACAATTCGTCCTAactactttttaaaatattgttttgataatcctttcaagaaataaattaataatctgACTTTGAGTAATTGATTTATATCCTCTACGTATGAATTGCACTCAAATTTGCTCATTTAGGAGccaataaattagtaatacttcCTATACAAGCAAGTTCTATTGACCAAGAGCGATGGTTCAATAATTCTTGAACTACTCTCGAGCGGTTTGATATGTACTAGCGAGGTCATGAGTTCGAATTCAGATTTAAATTCACCTTAGAGTACTTTTAGTAATAATTACCTAAGCATTCATTGAATTTTCAAGTAGCGTTGGAGTCTAAACTATGATTTGAACCAAATTTGAGGGAGTGCCAGCTTCCTGCCATCTAGGTCCTTCCTGTAGGCCGGTTATTAGCGGGTAGGATTATATTATGGTCATGTTGGCCGGTAGGGAAGCTATGCTTTGATTGCCACCTCTGACCACCCCCTTCTGTCATTTTaatccagaaaaaaaaaaaaaaaaatcccatccaaaaatatgtgttttcttTTCATGCATGTATGTTTAAAAATAGTACTACCCTTGTAAAATATGTTTGATAAGCAAaagtttttcaaatctttttaattaagagagaacattttgcaactttttaaatatcttttttgaACTTGTGGCTTGTGTGTTTCTTTTGTCACGAGAATGAatgattttttgagattttgtttgTTCAATGTTGGGCTCAGAAATAAGtggatagaaaataaaagagtattGGAGCTGCGTCCGTACCTAGGGACAAAGGTCCGAATAACTGAAGAATATGGGTCAAAATCGTTTCCTAGAGTCTAGAGGTGATCAATCCGACCGACGCTTCGAGCCTCAAGAAAAACTTATAAAGGAAAAAACGACAACAACGACAGTGAATGTTCCACGACAGTCGCTTTACAACTTGGtagtaagaaaaaataaaataaaagaacacaCACGCAAACACAGTGACACACTTGACCGCACGTACAAAACCTCCTCCACTTCGATCAGCAGCTATATAATTCAGTCCCAGTGGCTCCCCATTTTCGTCGTCATaagtctctctttctttcttactttcttcaaaattaaaaaaaaaaatggcggCACTAGTTTCTGCATCATCCCCCATGCTTGATCTCGACGTTGATAAACTCACCTACGAAATCTTCTCCCTTCTTGAAAACAAGTTCCTCTTCGGCTACGAGAATCACCATCCCAATTCCAATCCGAAGCTTTCTCACTCCGTCTCGCTTTCTCGAGACTCCTTCAAGTCCTCCACCAAACACAACCCGCCCGCCTCCAAAGTCAGGATCCTCTCCATCGACGGACGCGGTTCCACCGATGGAATCCTAGCCGCCACCTCCCTCGCCCGCCTCGAGTCCTTTCTCCGCGGCAAATCCGGCAACCCAGATGCTGGCATTGCCGACTTTTTTGACGTCGTGGCCGGCTCCGGCGCCGGTGGTATCCTCGCTGCCCTTCTCTTCACTCGCGGTAGAGACGGTGCCCCCATGTTCACTGCCGACCAGGCCCTCAGATTCCTCATCCGGAACCAACACAAGATCTTTCGGTCCTCGCCGTCGGGGATATTCAGGCGGATCATCCGGACGGAAAAGGCCGAAAAGCTATTCCGTAAGACATTCGGAGAGTCCACCCTGAAGGACACCCTGAAGTCGGTCCTGATTCCCTGCTACGACCTCTCCACGAACGCGCCATTTCTCTTTTCCCGCGCGGACGCCCTGGAAATGGACGGCTACGATTTCAAGATGAGGGACGTGTGCGCCGCCACTTTGACTGCACGGCCAGTCAATATAGCGTCGGTGGATCGGAGGACGAGGATCGCCGCCATGAACGGCGAGATCGCAATGAACAATCCGACGGCCGCGGCCATTACTCACGTGCTGCACAACAAGCTGGAGTTCCCGCTCTGTAACGGAGTGGAGGATCTTCTTGTCGTGTCACTTGGAAACGCGCAGTCTGAACTGGGTATTGGAAATATCACTTCGTCGCCGTTTGGGCTTGTAAAGATAGCCGGAGAAGGAGCTTCCGACGTGGTACGTACGGATTTCATACTGTGAaaaacacacactctctctctctctctctcaataaaaTAGCAGTACTGtgaaattaaattatctttGCAGGGTAGTTAGGGTGGCCATGATAAGAGGGCCACCTAacaacttcttctttttttttttttttttttttttcctttgtttttttttttttttcttaaaaaaataaaaagaactttGTCGGCATGGGAATCTTGAATGCGGAATTAATAAAATGCACCCCACATTGTCTTCTCTGTAAATGTTTACCATATTTGGTTCTTTCTTCAAATTGGGTTAGCTAATGAttgtattatttctttttattttatgttatataggTTGATCAAGCAGTTTCAATGGCATTTGGTCAGTGGCGAACAAGTAATTATGTTCGCATTCAGGTAAAGACACATTCTTTCaagtttcttttgaaaaaaagtattcTGGCATGCAAATTTAGTAGTTAATTTAGTATCTGATCG
This sequence is a window from Carya illinoinensis cultivar Pawnee chromosome 9, C.illinoinensisPawnee_v1, whole genome shotgun sequence. Protein-coding genes within it:
- the LOC122275153 gene encoding patatin-like protein 7, which gives rise to MAALVSASSPMLDLDVDKLTYEIFSLLENKFLFGYENHHPNSNPKLSHSVSLSRDSFKSSTKHNPPASKVRILSIDGRGSTDGILAATSLARLESFLRGKSGNPDAGIADFFDVVAGSGAGGILAALLFTRGRDGAPMFTADQALRFLIRNQHKIFRSSPSGIFRRIIRTEKAEKLFRKTFGESTLKDTLKSVLIPCYDLSTNAPFLFSRADALEMDGYDFKMRDVCAATLTARPVNIASVDRRTRIAAMNGEIAMNNPTAAAITHVLHNKLEFPLCNGVEDLLVVSLGNAQSELGIGNITSSPFGLVKIAGEGASDVVDQAVSMAFGQWRTSNYVRIQANIGTPARKHGTFDSNLLAVAENMLTEKNVESVLFQGRKMVESTNLEKLELFAGEVIKEQERRKTSILATVVLKQASPSPRTSSATTLSTLSSS